A section of the Rhizobium sp. Pop5 genome encodes:
- a CDS encoding bifunctional 2-polyprenyl-6-hydroxyphenol methylase/3-demethylubiquinol 3-O-methyltransferase UbiG, with translation MSNSVTFFDEPYYIEINRARWAMAEAVLDRLPRLDRCIDVGCGPGWFSERLVKRGLDVLGLDGRDELVVAAAARVPKGKFITQDITNPNAVQDLQPAELVFCFGLLYHLENPFAAIRNLHRITAQYLFIETQIAPGEGNNLVLVSEGQNQTQGLKFHAVIPSRRALVKMLYVAGFTSVHRYTGVVQHDDFTDSLERRHRREVFMVAKNVALSLPDFILESEPATPKIDYSR, from the coding sequence ATGTCGAACTCTGTGACGTTCTTCGATGAACCTTATTATATAGAAATCAATCGCGCCCGCTGGGCAATGGCGGAAGCTGTATTAGACCGTTTGCCCCGCCTCGACCGCTGCATTGATGTCGGCTGCGGGCCTGGGTGGTTTTCTGAACGATTGGTCAAGCGGGGTTTGGACGTGCTGGGCTTGGATGGTCGCGATGAGCTTGTCGTGGCAGCCGCGGCCAGGGTTCCCAAAGGGAAGTTTATAACTCAGGATATTACGAACCCAAACGCAGTCCAGGACCTCCAGCCGGCGGAATTGGTCTTTTGTTTTGGCCTTCTTTATCATCTTGAAAATCCCTTCGCTGCGATCCGAAATCTCCATCGCATTACGGCTCAATATTTGTTTATTGAAACACAGATTGCACCCGGCGAGGGTAACAATCTCGTGCTGGTGTCCGAAGGGCAGAATCAAACGCAGGGCCTAAAGTTTCACGCTGTCATTCCATCAAGGCGTGCGCTCGTGAAAATGCTTTATGTGGCGGGTTTTACCTCGGTGCATAGATATACGGGCGTAGTGCAACATGACGATTTTACAGACAGTCTCGAGCGACGACACCGTCGCGAAGTCTTCATGGTCGCAAAGAATGTTGCGCTCTCGCTGCCTGACTTTATTTTAGAGTCCGAACCTGCAACGCCGAAAATAGACTATTCACGATGA
- a CDS encoding ABC transporter ATP-binding protein — translation MSELAVEVKGLSKCYSIENAGIKGGKWQRLAHKLLFGEDDSSKFWALQDVNFSVPAGQRVGVIGKNGAGKSTLLKIMSRVSYPTAGEVRIRGSLASLLEVGTGFNDNLTGRENIYLNASLYGMSRSLITQRFDQIVAFSEIGRFIDTPIKHYSSGMRMRLAFSVAAHLEPDILLLDEVLAVGDMSFQQKCLERVDELTSQGKTLFFVSHSMDSVLRYCTRCLWIDRGKLRMDGDTREVTEAYVEEVLKVRSERTLVSSGDRLSGADDQHQPVEIESTGSAFAHETTQHLDEAEPVSARIINSLGSKATLVSVAEQVGVELTYDVNGPGFYAPAIHVYCPLGTLAFVATHPSTDIADFEKTRPTRVRATVWMPAHLFNIGTYSVSLTVFSPKEAPFKRYFALERYLSFHVVEAAIGEKSARGLMPRQFPGPVRPLLDWSVNDVER, via the coding sequence TTGTCTGAGCTTGCAGTTGAAGTTAAAGGTCTCAGCAAGTGCTACTCGATTGAGAACGCTGGCATTAAGGGTGGGAAGTGGCAGCGACTTGCTCATAAGTTGCTCTTCGGCGAAGACGATTCCAGTAAGTTCTGGGCGCTGCAGGATGTGAATTTTTCCGTTCCGGCCGGTCAGAGAGTTGGCGTTATCGGGAAGAACGGCGCTGGGAAGTCCACGCTCCTGAAGATAATGTCTCGGGTTTCCTATCCGACAGCCGGTGAGGTGCGAATTCGGGGAAGCTTGGCGTCGCTGCTGGAGGTTGGAACCGGTTTCAATGATAATCTTACCGGGCGTGAAAACATCTATTTAAACGCCTCGCTGTACGGCATGAGCCGAAGCCTTATAACGCAGCGGTTTGATCAGATTGTCGCGTTCTCCGAGATCGGCCGGTTCATCGATACCCCGATCAAGCACTATAGCAGCGGGATGCGCATGCGGCTGGCATTCTCAGTAGCTGCTCATCTCGAGCCCGACATCCTACTTTTGGACGAAGTGCTCGCGGTGGGTGATATGTCGTTCCAGCAGAAGTGTCTTGAACGCGTGGATGAGTTGACATCACAAGGCAAGACACTTTTCTTTGTCTCGCACAGCATGGATTCGGTTCTGCGCTATTGCACCCGATGCCTCTGGATCGACCGTGGGAAACTGCGGATGGACGGCGATACGCGCGAAGTGACTGAGGCCTATGTTGAGGAAGTATTGAAGGTTCGCTCTGAACGAACTCTTGTATCAAGCGGTGATAGGCTCAGCGGGGCAGACGACCAGCACCAGCCCGTCGAGATCGAGTCAACCGGCTCCGCCTTCGCCCACGAAACTACGCAGCACCTAGATGAGGCTGAGCCGGTTTCAGCCAGGATCATAAATTCTCTCGGAAGCAAGGCGACATTGGTTTCTGTTGCCGAGCAGGTTGGCGTAGAGCTAACCTACGACGTTAATGGCCCAGGTTTCTACGCACCGGCAATCCATGTCTATTGTCCTTTGGGTACGCTGGCGTTCGTTGCCACGCACCCAAGCACGGATATCGCCGACTTTGAGAAGACGCGCCCGACCCGAGTAAGGGCGACGGTATGGATGCCAGCTCATTTGTTCAACATTGGAACCTATTCGGTAAGCCTTACCGTCTTCAGTCCAAAGGAGGCGCCGTTTAAACGCTACTTTGCGCTGGAGAGATATTTGTCCTTTCACGTCGTGGAAGCAGCTATTGGTGAGAAATCCGCACGAGGACTGATGCCGCGGCAGTTTCCTGGGCCTGTCAGGCCACTGTTGGATTGGTCGGTAAACGATGTCGAACGATAG
- a CDS encoding ABC transporter permease, translating to MSNNEIIIRPPKLLAQFSVRELWECRSLIYSMISRQLKSEFDQQYLAFIWPVFRPVLMVILFTLFRHLSDAKTGVSIPYPLYVYSGLVLWFMFTEAVMQTAGSIRREADIVKKIYFPKVIVPISDIITNVVIFSLNAVPLVLMMLYYGGYPGLKILLLPIFILQFTILIFGLGCLFAALGLQSNDWERFLGFALYVGLFVSPVIYAPGMIPADFQTLYAFNPMVGTLGAFRACLFADWPFPLFDWAIAAMVSVTVGLIGFIAFQHMERHFVDRL from the coding sequence GTGTCCAACAACGAAATTATCATACGCCCGCCTAAGCTTCTCGCGCAGTTCAGCGTCAGGGAGCTTTGGGAATGCCGCTCTCTCATCTATTCGATGATCAGCAGGCAACTCAAATCGGAATTCGATCAGCAGTATCTAGCATTCATCTGGCCGGTCTTCCGCCCCGTGCTTATGGTAATTTTGTTCACTTTGTTCAGGCATCTTTCGGACGCAAAGACCGGGGTCTCGATACCTTATCCTTTATATGTTTATTCGGGGCTTGTTCTCTGGTTCATGTTTACGGAGGCAGTGATGCAAACCGCCGGTTCAATCCGGCGCGAAGCTGATATCGTAAAGAAGATCTATTTCCCGAAAGTAATCGTTCCCATCTCCGACATTATTACGAATGTGGTGATATTCTCGCTCAATGCGGTGCCATTAGTGCTGATGATGCTGTACTATGGGGGCTATCCGGGACTGAAGATTCTGCTGTTGCCGATCTTCATCCTGCAGTTCACTATTCTCATTTTCGGGCTTGGCTGTCTGTTTGCGGCGTTGGGCTTGCAGAGCAATGATTGGGAGCGCTTCCTGGGGTTCGCTCTTTATGTGGGGCTCTTTGTTTCTCCTGTTATTTACGCGCCAGGGATGATCCCAGCGGATTTCCAGACGCTCTACGCTTTCAATCCAATGGTGGGAACGTTAGGCGCCTTTCGCGCGTGCCTTTTTGCCGATTGGCCTTTTCCACTTTTTGACTGGGCGATAGCGGCGATGGTCAGTGTCACCGTCGGTCTGATTGGTTTCATTGCGTTTCAGCACATGGAGCGCCACTTTGTTGATAGGTTGTAA
- a CDS encoding glycosyltransferase family 2 protein — protein sequence MKLSVVLGTYNRLDQLMRCVESIIRETTASTKIYVTDAGSTDGTIEYLRSIASETIIPILVGEKLGQAKAYNDVFEIVDTPYVCWLSDDNEVTAAGLDRALKILERDSRIGMVALKTRDVQGPFLGTPYIGGISPAGILNVNQGMLPTSVLKEVGGFSEEFRDYGIDPALTAEVLFSGYKIVYTREVALLHYRNWNEDPKSENRQWIRERHARAKELYLSRYSTESMKSSKAASKFRGVMKRVGRFFFARASMRSSALARDLLNVTTAKYISFMDPVLTWNKSYHLVQKIPVGRQRITGEFKREDG from the coding sequence ATGAAGCTTTCTGTCGTACTTGGAACCTACAACCGCCTCGATCAACTCATGCGATGCGTGGAAAGTATCATTCGTGAAACGACAGCGTCTACAAAGATCTACGTGACTGATGCGGGTTCTACCGACGGTACAATCGAATACCTTCGATCCATTGCGTCTGAGACGATCATACCTATCCTGGTTGGCGAGAAGCTCGGCCAAGCGAAGGCCTATAACGACGTATTCGAGATCGTGGACACCCCCTATGTCTGCTGGTTGAGCGACGACAACGAGGTTACCGCGGCCGGATTAGACCGTGCGTTAAAGATTCTGGAACGCGATTCGCGTATAGGTATGGTCGCGTTGAAGACGAGAGACGTGCAAGGACCGTTCCTCGGTACTCCCTACATTGGAGGAATTTCTCCGGCCGGCATTCTCAATGTCAATCAGGGGATGCTTCCCACATCGGTGCTCAAGGAAGTTGGCGGCTTCTCCGAGGAATTTCGTGACTATGGTATAGATCCTGCGCTAACCGCAGAGGTTCTCTTCTCGGGCTACAAGATAGTCTATACTCGTGAAGTCGCTCTGCTACACTATAGAAACTGGAATGAAGATCCAAAATCGGAAAACCGCCAATGGATTAGGGAGCGCCACGCGCGCGCCAAGGAGCTCTACCTAAGCCGCTATTCCACTGAATCGATGAAAAGCAGCAAGGCAGCTTCGAAATTCCGCGGCGTTATGAAACGAGTCGGGCGTTTCTTTTTTGCACGAGCCTCAATGCGAAGCAGCGCATTGGCGAGAGATCTTCTCAACGTCACAACGGCTAAATATATAAGTTTTATGGATCCAGTTTTGACTTG